DNA sequence from the Burkholderia pyrrocinia genome:
TGGACGGCACTCAACCGCCAATCCGCCCCTCAGGTCCGTCTGCGTGAACTTGCGGCGAAGTTGATGTTCCGTCAGCACACCGAACCCCGAGCAGCATGCAATTACGTTTTTGACTGCCTCGCGCGGTGTTTCGCGGAGGTAATTGCCCCGAACCGCTGAATCATTGAGGTTCCGGACACCCTGACCGGAGGGACGACAATTTTCCGCGGTTAGAAGGTCGTCCTATCGCGATTGACAAAAAAGGGCCTGCCATTTGTCTAGCCCTAGCCGACATTTCACGCATGGGCATCCAACTTTGGAGGGCAAGTCGAGCCAGCACAGTAGGGTCTCGAATGTGAACACGACGCTAGTCGGCACGAGGCGATTCGAAACAAGCTGGCGGCCTGGGCTTTTCTCACGGCGCAACGTGGCAGGCATCAGCAGCGGATCGATCGCTGCCCACAACTGCCCCTTGATGATCGGCGTGCCCATCTCCTCCGTCTCGCTTGTTCCAATGCCTGCTGACAACTCGCGGCGAAATTTAACAATCCTATATGACCCCCTCTAAAACCGCTTCTCGCCTTGTCTCGATCCATGCGCTCGAGCAGTCGCGACCGGTCATGCGCCAGGGAAATGCCAGTCGCTTCTGATTCCGGGACACTGATCATGCTGACTTCCCCCCTCCCTGTTATTTTTAACAGTCAATCATTACGTTTTCTAAACAATTATTACTAAAACATTATTTATTCACATTGTTGCGGAGCCGCAAAAACTAATGTAGATTGCGCAGGTAGACAGATCTGTATATTGCGATGCGAAATCGGGAATGCGTAAATCGCTCGCCATGCAGTTCAGTATCAATAAAATCATTCATAATCCTCTGAGAGAAACGTGATGAGTACGGGTCGTGCACCATCCACGGGCAAAACTGTGCCTTTCACAATTGCAGTGATCGGCTGCGGTCCTCGCGGCATATCCGTCTTGGAGCGGATTGCAGCGAGATTGGCGAATGAACGCGATGCTTCGCCGGTCATTGGCGATATTTGCATATGCGTGGTTGACGCGCATGAAATCGGTGGCGGTCGCATTTGGCGTCCGGACCAGCCCAGCTGGTTACTCATGAACACCCCAGCAAAGGAAACAACAATATTTTCCGGTCCACCGGACGGCGGCGACGTTCGCCCGATGGCGGGTCCGTCACTGGCTGAATGGTGGGCTGAGGTCGATTCTGATAATGCCGAGCCAAATGGCCTGGCACCACGATACATATATGGTAAATATCTTAAATTTGCCTTTGATAGAATAATAAATGACCTGTCGCGTCATGCGGATGTCCGTGTGATTAGGGATGTTGTCATCGATGTAAAAAAAAGCGATGGAAGGCGAACTGTCATACTTTCCGATCGTTCTACATTTGATGCAGACAAAGTTGTACTCGCTACTGGTCATCCTGTTCCGGAATTGAGTGCCTCACAGCTGGAGTTTTCTCTCTTTGCAAGGCAGCATCCCGGTTTGAGGTACATCGAAGGAAATTCGGCCGCGGATATGCAACTTTCTGCGATTCAGCCGGGAGAGAGAGTAGGCGTCATTGGCTGTGGCCTCGCGTTCTACGACGTTATGGCTAGCCTCACCGAGGGGCGTGGCGGTCGGTACGAAACTGCAGTTGATGGTGATCTGGTCTACATTCCGAGCGGCAAGGAGCCGAGAATTCATGCCGGATCGCGTAGCGGAGTTCCGTTTCCGGCTCGCGCCACGAATGAAAAAGCCGCTGACTATCAATACACGCCACGGTTGCTCACCGAGTCGAGAATGCAGCAGATTCGACTGGCTCGAGTGGCAACCAAACTGGATTTCCGTCGGGACGTCCTTCCGTGGCTCGAGGGCGAGATGCAACTGGTCTATTTCGCATGCATTCTCAGGGAGACCCGAGGTCGAGTGTATGCGAGTGGATTTGTCGATGAGGCCGTGAACAACGTCGGCGAGGATATCGATGCACTCCTACCGAAGGACATCATCAGAAAGACCGCTGAATCGTTCGGTGCTCACGGAATCGAAGGAGTAGACCTGGAAAAATGGTCTCGGCCTTTTGGTAGTAGATTATTTCGTAATGCGAAAGAATATTCTAGCGACCTGGAGAAATGGATTCGAAACGATATCGAGAATGCGGGGGAAGGCAATGTCAGAGGAGCCGTCAAGGCAGCCACTGACGTATTGAGAGACATCCGTCCGATCCTGAAGTACGCAGTCGACTATGCCGGGCTGACCCCTGCTTCCCACCAACACGATTTTCTCGGTTCGTTTGTCGCGATCTATTCGATGCTGTCGGCGGGACCGCCGGCGGTGCGATTGAAGCAAGTCCTCGCACTCATCCGCGCGAATATTCTGACTTTTGCAGGGCCGAAGGCAGAATTTTCAGCGTCCGCCGCGGAGAAAGCGTTCGTCGTGTCGTCACCTCAGGTATCGGGCGAGGTGTTTAGGGCGAGCACGTTAGTCGACGCACGGATCCCTCCTCAGAACGTACACGCTGATAGTTCACCTCTGTTTCGGAATTTGCTTGCGTCTGGAACCGTGACAAGTTTTACGAATTCGCTTGATCAAGACACATTCGATACAGGCGGTGTGGCCGTGACGCGCGCACCGTTCAACGCAATGTCGAAAGACGGACCGGACAGCGCGATCCATGTGATCGGGATTCCAGTCGAGCACACACGTTGGCTCATGCAGTTTGGGTCTGGGCGACCTGGTCCCTGGGGGCAGTTTACGAAGGATGCTGACGCGGTAGCCGAAAGTGTCATTGCTGCGTTTCTGGACGCGTTGGCCGCCACAAATACTCCGGTCGTTACCGATAATGAAAAGGAGCATGTCGATGTCTGAGATGAAAAGCGGGGCCGAGAAGCAGAAAATTCTGGTTGTCGGTGGAACGTCGGGAATCGGCTTGGCCGCTGCACGGGCATTCGCCATGGGTGGTGCCGACGTTACTGTCATGTCGAGATCGGCTGCGAGTATTGATCGTTCGCTTCCGACCATCGGTGCCAATGCGTCAGGCGCTGTGGTGGATGTTTGCGATGATGAAAGCGTTGCCGATGCGATCGCGTCGTTGGATGCGTTCGATCATGTAGTAGTTACTACCGCGTCCACCCCGCTTCCTACAGGGAGTATCAAGTCGATTCCTCTCGACCGAGCGTATGGTGCGATGAACTCAAAATTCTGGGGTGCTTATCGAATCGCCAGAGAGGTAAAAATCAATCAGGGCGGGTCGTTGACGTTCGTGTCGGGAATTCTTGCGTCGAGGCCTACGAAGACTACTGCGCTTATCGGAGCAATCAACGCGGCATTGGAGAGCCTGGCAAAAGGGTTGGCGCTCGAGCGGGCTCCTGTTCGCGTGAACGTGGTGTCGCCCGGAATACTTGGCAATGCGTCGATGTTGGTACATCTGAACGAGGAAGAACGAAAAAGTATTGGTGCGCGTCTCCCCGTCGAGAAAATCGGCACTCCAGAGCTTGTAGCAGATGCAATTGTATTCTTGGCGAATCACAAGCACATCACGGGTACGACATTGGTCGTCGATGGAGGAGGTTCCCTTGTCTGACAATAGTCTCTTTACGTCCACGATCGAAGAAGCTGATGCTCAGTCGCTA
Encoded proteins:
- a CDS encoding FAD/NAD(P)-binding protein; the encoded protein is MSTGRAPSTGKTVPFTIAVIGCGPRGISVLERIAARLANERDASPVIGDICICVVDAHEIGGGRIWRPDQPSWLLMNTPAKETTIFSGPPDGGDVRPMAGPSLAEWWAEVDSDNAEPNGLAPRYIYGKYLKFAFDRIINDLSRHADVRVIRDVVIDVKKSDGRRTVILSDRSTFDADKVVLATGHPVPELSASQLEFSLFARQHPGLRYIEGNSAADMQLSAIQPGERVGVIGCGLAFYDVMASLTEGRGGRYETAVDGDLVYIPSGKEPRIHAGSRSGVPFPARATNEKAADYQYTPRLLTESRMQQIRLARVATKLDFRRDVLPWLEGEMQLVYFACILRETRGRVYASGFVDEAVNNVGEDIDALLPKDIIRKTAESFGAHGIEGVDLEKWSRPFGSRLFRNAKEYSSDLEKWIRNDIENAGEGNVRGAVKAATDVLRDIRPILKYAVDYAGLTPASHQHDFLGSFVAIYSMLSAGPPAVRLKQVLALIRANILTFAGPKAEFSASAAEKAFVVSSPQVSGEVFRASTLVDARIPPQNVHADSSPLFRNLLASGTVTSFTNSLDQDTFDTGGVAVTRAPFNAMSKDGPDSAIHVIGIPVEHTRWLMQFGSGRPGPWGQFTKDADAVAESVIAAFLDALAATNTPVVTDNEKEHVDV
- a CDS encoding SDR family oxidoreductase, producing the protein MKSGAEKQKILVVGGTSGIGLAAARAFAMGGADVTVMSRSAASIDRSLPTIGANASGAVVDVCDDESVADAIASLDAFDHVVVTTASTPLPTGSIKSIPLDRAYGAMNSKFWGAYRIAREVKINQGGSLTFVSGILASRPTKTTALIGAINAALESLAKGLALERAPVRVNVVSPGILGNASMLVHLNEEERKSIGARLPVEKIGTPELVADAIVFLANHKHITGTTLVVDGGGSLV